From the genome of Triticum aestivum cultivar Chinese Spring chromosome 1A, IWGSC CS RefSeq v2.1, whole genome shotgun sequence:
CAGCCTAGAAACCACGACCAAACAAAATTTCTCCACCCTAAAATGGCCAATGTTTAAGAAGCCTTTTAATTTCATTTCTCATCTAACAAGATGGAGGCACATGCTGTTAGCGATGACAACTCTTCATGCGTCGCAGCTCCAAAGCCCTGCCATCTTATCCTACCCAGGCGATCAACCAGGTATATGTACCTGCAGTAGCAGAATTGAACAACCTTGTCATAACCAGAACCTCTGCTTCTAGTTTACTGAAAGCCTAAAGGGGAGGGAAACATTACCCGGTAAGAAGGTTTACAATTTGAAGCTCCTTCCTAAAGTCATAGTGGTCTCCAAAGGCATAGACGGCATGCCTTTGTGGATTGTCCGATTTCCTCATTGTCTTCAGGAATGCACGCCTCACAGGACTTGATGATAACAGCCATGAATCTATAAATGAGACCTGGAACATAGTGTTTTCCCTTCAGCTAGCAGCCTGGCATGATGTAAGGCATTTTTCCTCAGCCCATCAGAAGCTCTTAACTTAATTATCGCCAAAGAATTATATACCATCAATACTTATTTTCAAATGACGAGTCAAGACAAGTCTTCTAACAGACACCATGATGCAAGAATGTAAAATGACTACATGAGCGCATCTAACTCCAGAAAATAGAGACCAAATCACAATAAAGGAAGTAAAGTAATGAACATTACAAATGATATAACATATGTCCACACACTTAGACAGACAAAAAGAGAAATGACATACTTGCTGTTCAAGACCATTCCAAAGGAAAGGATGAATAATTTCGCTCAATTCACAAGGTGTTACATACACATTTGATGGAAGTTCTAGAAAAACAAATAAAGCACCATCTCATGTAGATTGAAAAAAAAGGGTAAATGGTAATTTGCATGGCTTTACATCACAAACATACTTCACACTGTGTAACAAACTGAGAATAATTACGTAAGAATACCTCGTACGCTTCAACTTTTCCATTAGCACCAAATGCATCAAGAAAGGGTAAGCTCCACGACTCTGCCATTTTCTGTTGACAAAAAAACTCTAATCAGCTACTGAGCCACTCCATTGGACATCCCTCCTTGAAGAGCATATATCGAAGttggcaatgtaaaaaatgaaacCAGAGCTCAGTATGGCAAGTAAGAATTCTATACTTGTGGGTAATGACTTAACCATCGATGAATTTGCGTTAATGCATATGTTACTTGTTTTTGTGCACCTGCCCATGATTCAACTACGAGTAACTTAATGTTGCCATCTGTATTTTGTGAACTTCACATGGTAATTTCTAACAATGAATACATGTAACAGAGAGAAATGTGAGGCTACACATTTTTGCAGCTTGGTGAGTGGTGACCTTGCACATAACAGTGGATTTTTGTTGGCACATCCTCTTATTTCTACATCCGTTTGGTGGTGTATGTAATGAATATATGCAAGACAAATGGATGCAACTTTTGGAAATATTCCACAAAGGAGCTGAATGGTGTGATCTCCATACTGCATTAAGCTCAGTCATAGTTATCTTATTACCTACAAACTATAGTTCCTGACAACAAAATGAACTATATCTACTAACCAGTAATTATCAATACTACTCGAAACAAAGGTATTCAAAAGAAACATATTTTGGATTTTGGATCAATGGTGGATTAGTATACACAAACAGAGCCCAGGAAACATGACCATAGCCGTAGAAAAGGGAAACGCGTCACTCATCATTTCAACTTGTTTTAGTTTGGCAGTCCCAGGTGGGCTGGAGCTACACCCTTTCTGGATAAGCTTAAACCTGGCTTGGCTCAGGAAATGCTAGAGGCTCTAGTGAATTATAGTTGAGCTAAAATGTTCTCAGGATATATGAGCTCATCTACCACTAAACTCGTTAAATCATAAGCAGAGACAGACAAAATCGCTTAATTGGTTATTTTCTAAATACCACGTTGAATGTATAACATCTGACAGTATTTATCCTTCTAATTTGCATCTGACAAGTGAAAAGCGAAAACATGAATGCTATGCACCtggcatcatcatcaacaacaacaacaacaacaacaacaacaacaaagcttttagccccaaacaagttggggtaggctagaggtgaaacccataagatctcgcaaccaactcatggttctggcacatcgatagcaagcttccacgcacccctgtctggcatcatttgcttttttttttttgtattttctttggAGATGCTTGACTGCAACTAAAAGACATGTGCTAACTTTAAAGTCACCGTAAACTTCTAATAAATCTTGGGAAATAGTTGAAGCAGTTAATACAGTTATTTCCGACAGTGTTCTAACTTCCAAAGAAACTTTTAATTAAATATTTACATATGTAAGTATGGAATATGTAGCAGTACAGCACCGAATGTGCTGCAGCCACTCATACCTGCGAGCTTGCACGAAACGAAAGGCACACCAGTGCCGCATCAGGAACCACCGGCACTGTACCACCAGCCCCATGACTACCGTCTAGCATAGGAGACGCAACAAGCGGCAGTTGCAATGCTCTGCCAGCAGGGGACTCCAAAGCAAGATTAGGGAACTTCACAGCAGCGACCTCTGGGATAATGGTCTTACTCGCCACCGCAATCTACACCATTTCAGTCACAATGTGAGGATCCAAATCTCCCATCATCCAACGTCACCAACAGTTACTGCTTACTATTCAATTAACATAACGGAGTACCAAATTATAGATGCCATTTATACCTTGCCGGCGTTCTTACGGATCTCGGAGATGTCCTGGAAGTACCCCCTGCTCATCTCATCAGTACTGCACTAGACCAATCAATCAGAGGCTCAGAACTAAACAACCACACAATG
Proteins encoded in this window:
- the LOC123040358 gene encoding mitochondrial ATPase complex subunit ATP10, which translates into the protein MMLRARRAAGPLLRLADAGAAGERICGGAQPSRAVFTRGFLDFFKTWSKETAEDAEKKAKAKARLTDEMSRGYFQDISEIRKNAGKIAVASKTIIPEVAAVKFPNLALESPAGRALQLPLVASPMLDGSHGAGGTVPVVPDAALVCLSFRASSQKMAESWSLPFLDAFGANGKVEAYEVSFIDSWLLSSSPVRRAFLKTMRKSDNPQRHAVYAFGDHYDFRKELQIVNLLTGYIYLVDRLGRIRWQGFGAATHEELSSLTACASILLDEK